TGTCCTGTACAACATACAATTCCCCCCATATATTCTTTTCTATATATGTCACATTTGTCAAGAATTTTACTCATTAACTTAACAGTATATTACTTCCAAATGCGATACTCATTTAGCATTGAagtagatttttatttaaatgactgaTTTCATAAatataataagaaaataaagataaatTTTTAATGGGTTCACAGCTTAAATTCAGTGCTTCCattcagtgtttaaaaaaaaaaaaacacgaaataAGGAGGTACGTGATCACAGTGGAGTTAGTAGTAAGCTCGTCTATCTCTGAGTCGAGCATTTCTGGGCTCAGGCCTTcgtgtgcttgcgtgggttttcttcaggtcctctggcttcctcccacattctaaaaacagcCATGATAGCTTcatttgaagactaaattgttcataaggggtgaatgcgagtgtgaatgttgtttatCTATCTATAAGTCAGCTGGTGTGGGCTCCAGCTCGTGACGACAAGCacgatgaaaaatggatggacgccATGTGCTCATCGTTGTCGTTTCGCCTTGCAGCCCGAGCCGTCGTCTTCGCACAGGCCGGCGCATCCGGACGAGGACGACGACCTGAACAAGGCACTAGGAGTCCAGCGCTTCCAACACATCCTCAGACCGTCCACTTCCGTGCCCGACGAGCAGCACCACAACTACCATGAAGAGGACATTGAATGTGAGCACCAAGAGGAAGCACTTGTTTTCCCCCATCGTCTatcaggatttttttcccctgtggaagttgatgcaaatttattttgggaaaatacttcttAAAGTTGGTAtgatatcagaaaaaaatactgtacagcaaatttcagaagggaaaaaaatcacaatgcAAAGCTGATtttgaatgtcatttttatttgctttttctagATGTAAAGGGGACAAAAACTATTAAACTGCTAGACCTCACAGTTAACATTTGACGTCtatagccgtcaatggcagtgaattagttaaattgaaaatgtgttttttttttttttttttttgtgaaaagaaagtcTGCAATTTTGAACtaacaaaaagttagggatattcggctttcgggtgaaatttcaggttgAAACTAAAATGCACTACAAAAGCTTTACAGGCGAACTTAATTTGACCCGCtcttaacattttattgcacGTCCAATTGTTTGTATCagctctttttgcacaattttctgTTCTcttaacaaggagctgaacgtcAAAATTCACAACtggtgtcaaaatgtgaacagcaagaTGAAGAGGATTGTTTCAATGCCGATTCTATTCTAATAGcatgaaatgtctttgttcatTCATGGATAAAACACCTGTTGCGACTTTTACcattagagaacagcaagttgtgcaaaatgtactgaaatattgaacagttaacagaaggtcaaattaagtttacCTGTAAAAGTTATAGTGCATTATAGGTTCATCCAAAAGCCAAACATCCCTAAACGTCTTTTTAGTACTGTAGTGTATTTTAACGCAAGCCCTTCTTTCTTTGGATTCTCTCACAGACCACCGCCACTCGTCCCACCACATCCACCGCCCTCTGTCCAAGTTGCCCCAGGACGGGCGCCGCAAGAAGAGCAACAAGAAGCGGCGCAAGGACAAGGACCACAAGAGCGGCCACGCCCCTGGCGACGGCCCCGTCGAGGAGGGCGAGgatgaggaggacgaggaggaggaagggcaGGAGACCGGCGCCGCCTCCTCCGAGCCGGCGAGGGTCAAGGATGTGGAGGTAATCATATCGCGTACATAAATTGAGCGCTTGcattgtgtgtagtttgcataaTTTCCGTCATTAATATTTTAGTACCGTCTAAACTATTCATGAGTGGCTCTCAGGTTGAGTAGCTATGATAATGATGTATCAAACAAGATTTTACTTTTGACAAGTAgatactagtagtagtagtatagtaGTTGATTTTAGTTTAGATTTGTTCCAGTAGATGGATAGAAATACTTGGCTTAATCTTAGGAGGGAACTAAAGGTGCCCCAGCAGAAAtattcatacaaatatatacaatgttattttcaggttcatctcaataaattggaatattgtgtaaaactaaaaatgtagttcagctcttaaattaaaaaagttaGTCGTATTACAGTGAACTCCCGCTGTTCGTGCGACATAGGGACCGAGCgaaaatctgcgagtaattgacgGCCTCCCTAAAAAGCttgttactgtactgtaattgcctatcgatgccacaagatggcgacaaagGACTACATTTGTCCAAATAAAGCTCTTTAACTTGTTTTAACAGTTCATTAGtaccaagatggcggcaaagcaataCTGTTCTTGTCTTGGCATGAGCCTGCAAGAGCGAATAGATGAGTTTCCTGCTAACGGTCacctccaaaaacaaaatcacaaatGCTGAACTGTGAAGATGCAGGTGTTCACTGTGTATAGACACATagttaaatatttcatgattgtatttatttaatctaATATTGATGATTATAGTTTACAGCTAATGAAAAACCAAAATTTACAACACAGGGAGTTTGAATTTCACAAAATAGTTTTGAATCAAAAAATTGGGTAGGAATTGTCCTTCTGAAAAGTAGTTTGTTTAATCTacaagttttactttttaaattgaactactgaattaaatgaacttttctcaTTTCTGATTTcctgagatgcacctgtacatCGTTTACATAATacgaatgggggggggggtattgaggagtaacaaattattattattataggcaTTTAAGTTATAAAAATGTCCACATCATCACTTTGACGTGATGTTTTGCTCGTTCTTCAGTTCTTCTTGTCCGATGACGACCGTGTGGGCGTCCCCACAAGGGACCTGGACGTGGTCCCGCACTCCGCCGTGGGAGCCGATGCTGACGACGGCACATCCACCGAGTGAGTGCGGCCTTTTCTTCgtttttaattgtgtgtgtgcgtgtgtcttgttttttttcgcgCACTGTACGTTGCCATGTCGCCGGCATCCAGTGGGCCCGCTGTGCACGTTGACGCGATGCACCCCAGTAACCCCGTATATCAGCCCCAGGCTCCACCTATGACATTTACCCCTCGCCGCATCACTGTATTGAGTCTGTGGCCGGGATTAAGCAGAAAGTACACACCGCTCGCTGGAACctgttttgatgaaacacaactGATAGAAGATAACATAGCTTTGACTTGTTGCACGGTGAGTTCATTAATCCTGCGGCCTTGTTCGATTTGACTACCTTAATTGCACGaggctgtcttttttttttgttgttgttttttttttgcttcttttactgCATAAAGTTTGCAAATAACATCCGTTCTTGTCATTAGTGtaaatatccattcatttttagtttttaaccCTTCAAATTCtagtttgtttgcaaaatgcaTGGGTTGTCAAACAACCTGaaatttttatatacagtgctACCTCGACTTACAAGTGATCCGTTTTGCGGgtttgagatacaagccgtcGCGAGGCCAAAATGGTtttttgttataatttttttgctaagcaaacttcacaacaagcagcagtttggcagatagtgaaaattttttaaaaactctaactaaacataaaaaaaagagaattacatgaaAAACTAATATTTTCAAGTGTTGAGTCTGGAATAGAACCCATTTTACCCAAATTGTGTGATTCAGTCCAGTAAATAACAGGGAAacaatataaatttaaaaaaacgttttaccCGGTGTCAGTCGGGTAAAAGAGCCAAAAGGTACAATTTGATGTAAACAGTGTATTGctgatatatttaaaaagctgAAGTTGGAAGTTACATAATCAGACATGAATTCCCACTCTTGCGAAGTTTCATCCTGGACATTTGCATGAACACagctaaaatgtttcaaaattaGGAAGCAGGACTGACACATGGCCAGCACAGAGCCCAACGAGGTCTTTCTTGACTTGAAGTTTTGACATAGCagagcagcaataaaaaacatgaaagtTTGCTGCAAAAAATACTTGGAATAAGAAAAGCCAGGAttgttgttttctctcttttgttcttgcactgtaaaaaaaaaaacaacattttgtcttCTTCCAGCAAGCCGGAGTCGTCCGACGTCCCCGGCCCGCCGCAATCGGACCACCCGCCGCTAGCTCGCCTGTCCTCCACCGGGCGCAGCTACGACCTGCAGGATCGGCGGCGCACCGGCAACATGACGGGCGCCGAGCAAGCCAAGTACCAGCGCATCCCCACCGACGAGAGCGAGGCCCAGACGCTCGTCTCTGCCGACCTGGACGGCATCAAGAGTGAGTGTGAACCAGATTGTTGAAGTATTTGCTTTTGCCTTGAAAAACAAGTGACTTGTCTTAAGATACGAGTTGTCATTCGACTGATTTTTATTTGCAAGCGCAGACTTGCGATATGAACgttgtatggtggcagtaaactccaACTCGCTTCACAAAATTACACGTTAAGTATTAAAAATGACTATATGGCTAATCCTTTCtctccgctagcttaatgctaactctAAATAGTGTCTATGTTGCGGTGGTATAACCCTTTAAACAACATATTGAACACAAATGTGCAGCAACTCCTGTAGAGAGACAGTATAACAGTAGTCAGTAATATATGCTTTATCGTCTGAGACAAACAACTAATATTtgtgccgtactgatgagcttGATTGAGTTGCCATGTCGCAATGATGactccaaaagctttttttcccccccccaatagTTATTTCGCCTCTTtaatcactgctctgtattgAGTATAAAATGCATATCAGATGCTGTATCAGGACGAGGCCGCCACTGTATTACCTGAAAAATGAAGGTCGCCCAAATCCGAAGTCAGGTTTGCCCTGTGTTGCCCCCACCCAGCGTGCGGTCAGTTCAAGGGGTGGGGAGCGATGAACGTCCGGGGCAGCTTATCAGAGAATGTGGCATGCCGCTCCCTCCCCGTCCCCTTGTTATGAAATCAGCCCTTCCCGCTGTCAGCTGAGGCCTCTGGATGGCAGCCCGAGCCCGCACGGTGGTTAATTGCCAAAGCCGGACTGACGCGGGGTTCACCACCCCGATTAATTAGCGGAACAAAGTCGGAAAAAGCCACTCCGGCCAGACGGTGGGGCTGTGCGGTCATTACGGGGCTTAGCGACACAAGCCTCCCAGCGGGGTCATCTCTCCCCGGCTGCGGTGCTGACTTTTAACCACAATAAATCAGATGTGGGAAGTAACtaagtacaaatactgtattactgtacttaatttgatttttcaggtatctgtacttgagtatttgtctttgtctttcatTTTGCTATTTTGCGCCCTACATGTGAAAACGGATATCTGTACTTAAGTCTTTTCCCGGCTAACGTATGTGGTAACATACTGATTCATTTCCTGACGTGTGTATTTGCTGTGTAGCTGTCGTATTATTATTAGACTCCTTAATGCAATTGATAATTTGCTGTTCATAGTTGATTACGCAGTTCCAGCCAGACTTCTGTAAAGTTTGCTGAAACACCCAAGCACTTGCGGTTTCATGCGCCTCTAGTTTATCTTAGCTTAGCAGTTAGCGTGGCTCCTCCATCTTCTCTTTGTCTGATTAGCTATTCCACGTACTTGTAAGAAGTGTAGCATATTCGCCGCCCTGGAGGTGAGGATTAGTGACTTAGAGGAGCAGCTTCGCACGATTTTTAGCCGCACTAGTGACCGCAAGTTAGCTTAGCGCCTAGCATTTCCGGTAGTTCTCGAGGAGCTGAGAAAGCAGGCACGCATGTACGGCTGGCTTCACCGCTAACTCCATGGTCAGACGTGCTCGAAGCCATTTTTACACTGAGGCCTTATACGGCGACGTCATCGACAAGAGTTATCACGATTGGTCTGTAGCGTTCAAATTGATGCCGTAGACCGAATTTATACCGCATACAGTTGTACTTGGGGTCTTCTCTACTGTAATGACATGGAGGATCGTGAACCAGTTCTCATGAACAAttaagagagagaggaagagattCCTcattgttatcattattatccTGCCTTATTAAAgtgaattgtttgatgttgtcagctATAAGAATGATTCAGTCCTTCTACTTTTACctgagtctttttttccccacaagtatctgtacttccaCTTGAGTACAGAGTATCAGTACTTTTGCCACATGTGCTGTAAATCATCCTGGGAAAGCGGCTCTGTGCCTGGCTGCTGGTCAACAATAGGAATTATTAGATCGCAGCTACTCCCCTTTTGTTCCACCCCAAGCAAATTAACGCTACTGTGCGCTGATCTACTTTGATAGCTTCAGGCGGGGGGGGGTCAGGCGGCGGTCAAGAAATGACCACTTTTTCCCCAATTGGTCAAAACACTTGCCGCGCACTCACCTGTGTGAGCGGGAAAGGGTCCGCCCTCTCCCTTTAAGAGCCGCCAGGCGTGGCGTGATGGATCTGCCTCGCTTTGGACCCTCTGAGTCCTCGTGAACGGGAACACAGGACAGCCTTAGATGAGTCAGTCAATGCAGAACAGAATCAGAAGCATTACAGTTTGTTACATAGGACCTACCAACCCAGAAAAAGGTTAGACCATCATGTGAAAAAGTGGCTTCAACTTTGGTTTTTTTAACTTCAGTATGGTATATAGCACAGTTGTATAAACTTTAATCGATCCTCTGCTCTCCGCCACCAGGCCATCGCTTCGAAGATGTTCCAGGCGTACGCAGACACCTGGTCCGAAAGAGCACCAAAGGTCAGGTGGTGCACACGGGCAAGGACCACAAGGAGTCCGCCACTCGCAGCCGCAAGCAGGACCGCACGCCGCACGAGGTAAGACGAAAGCCCATCAATACCGTACTGCATCATTCTAGTGACCACTTGTTGTTCTCTACTTTTCAAGATGCTTTGTGGGACACATTGAGGGCTCTCTATCGGGGATAACCTACAGTAGACTCACTACAAGTTACTTTATCTTTATTGCGGCAGAATTTCTTATGGAGCTCATATTGGATGTCATAAGATCGTGCAGGTGTGCCTATTGTGCCTCGTCGGTGTCGATTCTCTTTTGGccatcaaaatgttttaatagcCTTGTAGAAATGACTTTGGGTGACCAAAATTTCTCCTGTCACGATTTACCATTGTGTATTTATCATAAACTAAAGTGGGCAATAAAGCCTCAATTTGCCTGACAGATTCCAGAACCTACAAGtactccaaaaacaacaacacacaacaataGTTAGCAGACTATTTTTCAAGCACTATTAAAGGTGTCCGTCCATCATCGGCACCCCGGTTCGCAAACAGTCATGAGTGCGCAAACGGAATTTTGGAACAGATGCAGTTCGTGAACCGAGGTGCCACTGTCCAGTCTAACGTAAATGCTTGAAGTTGCCTCACGAATAATACTTGTGACAACTCAACACTTTCCAGACTAACATGCTTTCTGTGATCACCTCCATCTCTAGGGAGAAATTTGGGGATGGGTGGCTGGTCGAttaaagatgaatgaatgacttgTTTCCTTCCACACCAGCGAACAAGGGCCGGGCTTAGGCAACTGGACACCGGGCGCTCCTCCCGTTATGATTTATtaacgcacatgcacacaaattcTCATACATGGCCAGCCCGTCGGCGAGAAGTTCGTGTCGGCCTTTCAGTCCTCAGTCTCGTTCCCCCCTCAGCCAACACCGGTGGTTCTGTACCGCTCCTTTTCTCGGCCCAAAGGCGTCCTGCTGGACACGGGCGGCAGCGCGATGGCCACCACGTACAAGAAGGTGAGGCTGGGAGTGGCTCACATCCCAGCAAGGTGTGAGCGTGATTTCAAAGGCACAGACGGACGGCGCTGTTTAGCAGCCTCGTCAGCATGGAGTGATATTTAACAAATACTGGATCATTTTTACAAAAGTTGCTTTGTTTGTCTGTCAGCACGACGTTTGAAGTGCTTTGAAGAAATACCCTCAAGTGGCCGGCCACCAACCACTCATTTAGGTAGACCAGGTACCAGGAAAACTCTAATATTAACATATTCTCTTCCAATAACATCACACAGACAACAGAAATCCTGAGTGGTTCATTATATAATGCCATCGACGCAACATctagcatttacattatcaatagACCTGTGATATTTGTTGTATTAATATGGCCATTTAACCCTAAATGTGTTAATTCTTTGTTTAttgcattaaataattggttaatacattttcatgagaAAATCCAAACGTTATGTTATATATAATTACAAAAtggtgtgtgaaaaaaaaaacattttttttttttactattttctaTTCCAtacatcttttcttttcttttttaacctcatctacAAACAACCTGGACCATCTGTCTGATTTGTTGTACTTGTAGTGGTaagtgaaagaatcactgcctaaaatcagttcagttatatttaacttttgaatTCAATACGTTTGCCTTCACTGCCTAAATtcagttcagttatatttaacttttgaattcaaaacatttgcctttcatttttgagatttgtttttttttttaaacattgtagGTAAGTTTTCGATGTTCTCCCTGCGCTTGCATCATTTTTCTCCGGTAttccttcctcccacattcctaaaGTTGGTGCATAAAGTTGGACAACCAACTCACCAAGCATGCAACCTGTTTTTGCACATACTTAATTCACAAGCACGTTAGTTTTTCCACAGGAATGACCGCGTGTCGTTGTCCGTCCGCTCCCCCCTTCAGGTGTTCGTGGAGCTGAACGAGCTGACCATGGACAAGAACCAGGAAATGCAGTGGAAGGAGACGGCCCGCTGGATCAAGTTTGAGGAGGACGTGGAGGAGGAGACGGAGCGCTGGGGCAAGCCGCACGTGGCCTCGCTGTCCTTTCGCAGCCTGCTGGAGCTACGCAGGACCATCTCGCACGGTAGGAGGTTGAAACGACGTGAAAGTAAACCTCTGTGTCCGactatgtttttgttgtagaaCAGTATAGGAGTTTTGATGGGATCAAAGGTCTTAAAACGCCACAGACAACAAACATGTATCAAAATACTGTTGCAAAAGGTCTTAAACTTGCCCACTCTGAACGGTTGCGTTTAGGGAATGAGAGGTCTTAAGTAGCCTTGAAAATATCTTAAAATGTCTCAAATGTGACTAGTAAACTGTCTCTAATATTTGTTTGATTTATATTAATGTCATTCACAGAGGCAAATCATGTTttcttcaaactgtttatttttcactcccagtcgaagtttactgtaaaaccgccacataaaaagagagaattaaacattatatattcaaaccaaaatgtttaacccaAATTTCATTGAACAAATCTGGTCATCTAAAAgtctactagcttaatgctaacattcaATGTGGAAAACCTTAGACAGGCTTTGGAAACCAGCATAGATGTTATGATAATTCTAATCCTTCAAAGAATTGCTACTTCAACACACGCAgagcagcaacgcatacaaacagagcaaaaaacaataatcaaaGGCAAATATTCtgtctgctctgtgggaacgacGAAGATCAGGTGGGGACCTTCGCCGCCACCTCTCCTTGCTCGGCATGTTGCGACACTACGTGTTACTACACTCAAAGCGTGCAACTAAAAATGTTGTCTTGCTTGTAttctgtaaaaacccataaaaaatgCTCACTTAAAAATCAGCAATATAATGAAGGCAGAAATGATATAGCAGGTGAACACTGCACATTCAGCTGTACGTTTGCtcgtgttcgtgtgtgtgcagGTGCGGTGCTGCTGGACCTGGACCAGAAAACGCTGCCCGGCATCGCCCACCAGGTGGTGGAGAAGATGATCATTTCGGACCAGATCAAAGCTGAGGACCGCGCCAACGTCCTGAGGGCCCTGCTGCTCAAACACAGGTGCCCGCCAGTCGCATCGGGGTCCTCCCCTACTGCCGAGTTCATTTCCTTGCATCCGAGCCCCGCAAATTCCTCAAAGATTAAACTTCGTCCAAGAGTCTGGAAGAACGAACCCCTCCCCCCCGGACACACGGAATGTTTGTGAATGTCTTCTCCCCAGCCATCCGAGCGACGACAAGGAGCACAGCAGCCCCTTTCCCAGGAACATCTCGGCCGCCAGCCTGGGCAGCCTCATGACCCACCACCACGCCGCCAACCACGCCCACCCGCCCGAGCCCTCCGTCACCGAGCCGCTGATGAGCAGCGCGCATGCGGCGGGTGACTGTGACACGCACGTCGACGTGGAGAAGAACGACGTGCCGGTACGTCGGGCAGCGACTTTTAGTGTATAGCCTTAAAGCAAAGCATATTTGAATgtaaacggtggagcaacacatgtagacaaccAAAGTctctgtgggggaaaaaaacgacttATTGAAGCTTATTGAGTCACTGAGAATAGTCAGTCTGTATGACTGTATTCTACTGCCCTCTGGTGTCCAAGGCAGACACACCAGAATGAGGCGCACATTAAAGTGGATTGAAGCATtacatcatgatgcacaaaattACGTTTAATACTTTTCCTTCTATTTAATAATGTTATTACTCTATTTACTCCCAAAAACTAAAACCCAAAGATTTGGGGGGTTTTGGGATGCTGGAACGGATAAATGCAATTTCCAATCATTTCAAtgcggaaagatgatttgaaatacaagtgttttgcgttacaagccactgtactgtacatggagacgGTCTCTGCTCCTCAGTATGACTGTCATATTAgccgttcttcgcagaggataaagaatatatgcctgtgagtgttgttatattgtctgtctagacatagatgctattcgtaAGCCCGAATAGATTCACTATTCTAAAAATGTCCCACCTCTCCAGCAAAAGGAACCCGCCATCGTGTCGGGCATGCATCGCTCCAAGTCCAAGCACGAGCTCAAGCTGCTCGAGAAGATTCCAGAAAACGCTGAGGCCACCGTTGTCCTTGTGGGTGAGTCATCGATCTCAAATGAACAAGGGCCCTTGAATCGTCCTCCGAGGTGTTGACCGCCGCCGTTTCCGCCGCGTTCCAGGCAGCGTGGACTTCCTGGAGCAGCCCACCATGGCGTTTGTGCGGCTGCAGGAGGCCGTGGAGCTGGAGTCGGTGCTGGAGGTTCCCGTGCCCGTCCGCTTCCTGTTTGTCCTGCTGGGGCCCGCCACCACCAGCATGGACTACCACCAGATTGGACGCTCCATCTCCACGCTCATGTCCGACAAGGTGCGCCCGCAGAGATGTCGTTTCCTTTCTTGTCCTTTCTCCTTTAAAATAAAGTCCACAGTTTAATTAGACCTGACCTTATCCATGATAAATTAATGCATTGTGGTCATCTACAACATATTTGATGAAAAAGACATTCACAAATTCAGTATTGTGCGCAATGAGGCTTTCctttaattttacaataataaacttgatttccccccccccccccccaagctaaAGTAATATATTTCCCAATAATTACAACAGTACAGTACCCGCATTGGTTTAAGACTTACGAAAGTTCCCGATTTGAATACGCATGCAGCAATTCCACGAGGCGGCCTACCTGGCGGACGACCGTCAGGACCTCCTGAACGCCATCAACAGCTTCCTGGACTGCAGCATCGTGCTGCCGCCGTCCGAGATGGGCGGAGACGAACTGCTGCGCTCCGTGGCTCGATTCCAGCGGGATATGATACGCAAGCGGGAGGAGAGGAAGCTGCTGGCCGACGAACTCAAGAGCCTGGAGGAAAAAGGTAGACCTCGAACAAAAAGAGGACGAAGGAGACCACGTTCAGTAACTTGAAATAACCTCCGCACCCGTCTTCCACCCAGAAGCCCTTATCACgcctttgaaaaagtcagacgACCCCTTGGAGCGCACCGGGCGGCCCTTTGGCGGCCTGCTTCGAGACGTGAGGCGGCGCTACCCGAAGTACGTCAGCGACTTCAAGGACGCCCTTAACAGCCAGTGCATGGCCGCCGTCATCTTCATCTACTTCGCCGCGCTCTCGCCGGCCATCACGTTCGGAGGCCTGCTGAGTGAGCGCCGCAAAAAGCCGCCGGCGCTGACATTTCTTGTGAATCTGCGGCgttaactgtgtgtgtttgtgccccCAGGTGAGAAGACGGAGGGGCTTATTGGGGTTTCGGAGCTCATCGTGTCCACCGCCGTGCAGGGCGTCGTCTTCTGCTTGCTGGGAGCCCAGCCTCTGCTGGTTGTGGGCTTCTCTGGACCACTTTTGGTCTTCGAAGAAGCTTTTTACTCTGTAAGTCCAAACCACGACATGcattttgtaattcaatttTGTAATCTTGTTACCTGTATAATCGTACGTAACAGTGCCCCTAACTTGCTTGTGTTCATGTTGTGCTGTTGCTGTAGCTGCCATTTTGggacttgtttgtttgtgcgcgcgcgcgtctgTAACCTCCAGTTTGTGGCCCCAGTTCTGCAAGTCCAGCGACATGGAGTACCTGACGGGCCGCGTGTGGATCGGCGTGTGGCTGGTGGTCATCGTGCTCGTCACGGTGGCCTTCGAGGGCAGCTTCCTGGTCCGCTTCGTCTCGCGCTTCACGCAGGAGATCTTCTCCTTTCTCATCTCACTCATTTTCATCTGCGAGACCTTCCTGAAGCTCGGCAGGGTAAATAAcaagcaaaagaagaaaaaaagcaaagtttgGCCCACCGGAGTGTTTGCGTCCTTGATGCTAAAGAGAGTGGACTTAATCGCTCCTGGACAATGTTCAGAACTCGGGGTTGAAATGAGTGTGTTTTTCTAACAAGTGAAGCTCAAATCTCCATTGACAGATTGAACTTGAATGTTTATTGGATTGAGAGTTTTTTTTATCCAggcttaagtttttttttttcttccacgttagtagctccattttttttttcttacggAAGAGCTAATTGAGCGGAAGCTATGATAGGAACAATcgcgctttaaaaaaaaaaaaaaaaatgcttacaacAGCACAAAAGATCACCAGATTTGAACTCAATCCATGACAAAACtgacaataattcaaatactcatatcagtcaaatgaatacagtattttcaaaagGACATCCGTTagtgatcaaattatatgacaaTGAGCCATAAATCTTACGGACGTGTAGTAATATAGTGTCGTCTTGTCACCGGGCAGATCTTCACGCAGCATCCTCTGACGCGCTGTTCCCTCGACCCGCTCCTGCCCTCGAACGACACGGCGGCCCAGAACGCCTCCGCCCAAGACGTCACGACGGCGCCCGTCAACATCAGCGGCGTTCCCGAGGTGACCAAGATGGCCGGCCCGACCGGCGAACCCAATACGGCGCTGCTCTCGCTGGTCCTCATGGCTGGAACGTTCTTCATCGCCTTTTACCTGCGCAAGTTC
The genomic region above belongs to Phycodurus eques isolate BA_2022a chromosome 21, UOR_Pequ_1.1, whole genome shotgun sequence and contains:
- the slc4a2b gene encoding anion exchange protein 2b isoform X1 — translated: MSNPGGPKQVADGPEPSSSHRPAHPDEDDDLNKALGVQRFQHILRPSTSVPDEQHHNYHEEDIEYHRHSSHHIHRPLSKLPQDGRRKKSNKKRRKDKDHKSGHAPGDGPVEEGEDEEDEEEEGQETGAASSEPARVKDVEFFLSDDDRVGVPTRDLDVVPHSAVGADADDGTSTDKPESSDVPGPPQSDHPPLARLSSTGRSYDLQDRRRTGNMTGAEQAKYQRIPTDESEAQTLVSADLDGIKSHRFEDVPGVRRHLVRKSTKGQVVHTGKDHKESATRSRKQDRTPHEVFVELNELTMDKNQEMQWKETARWIKFEEDVEEETERWGKPHVASLSFRSLLELRRTISHGAVLLDLDQKTLPGIAHQVVEKMIISDQIKAEDRANVLRALLLKHSHPSDDKEHSSPFPRNISAASLGSLMTHHHAANHAHPPEPSVTEPLMSSAHAAGDCDTHVDVEKNDVPQKEPAIVSGMHRSKSKHELKLLEKIPENAEATVVLVGSVDFLEQPTMAFVRLQEAVELESVLEVPVPVRFLFVLLGPATTSMDYHQIGRSISTLMSDKQFHEAAYLADDRQDLLNAINSFLDCSIVLPPSEMGGDELLRSVARFQRDMIRKREERKLLADELKSLEEKEALITPLKKSDDPLERTGRPFGGLLRDVRRRYPKYVSDFKDALNSQCMAAVIFIYFAALSPAITFGGLLSEKTEGLIGVSELIVSTAVQGVVFCLLGAQPLLVVGFSGPLLVFEEAFYSFCKSSDMEYLTGRVWIGVWLVVIVLVTVAFEGSFLVRFVSRFTQEIFSFLISLIFICETFLKLGRIFTQHPLTRCSLDPLLPSNDTAAQNASAQDVTTAPVNISGVPEVTKMAGPTGEPNTALLSLVLMAGTFFIAFYLRKFKNSAFFPGRLRRIIGDFGVPIAILLMVLVDNSLEDTYTQKLNVPSGFSVTKPDKRGWIISPLGSDREFPVWMMFACCLPALLVFILIFMETQITTLIVSKKERMLVKGSGFHLDLLLIVALGGASALFGLPWMAAATVRSVTHVNALTVMSKAVAPGDKPRIQEVKEQRVTGLLVSLMVGMSIVIGDLLRKIPLAVLFGIFLYMGVMSLNGIQLSERMMLLLMPPKYHPDHSYVRKVRTLRMHLFTCIQMVCLVVLWAVMSTQASLAFPFVLILTVPVKMFLLPRIFTSREMLCLDADDAEPTFDERECHDEYSEMHMPV
- the slc4a2b gene encoding anion exchange protein 2b isoform X3, encoding MSNPGGPKQVADGPEPSSSHRPAHPDEDDDLNKALGVQRFQHILRPSTSVPDEQHHNYHEEDIEYHRHSSHHIHRPLSKLPQDGRRKKSNKKRRKDKDHKSGHAPGDGPVEEGEDEEDEEEEGQETGAASSEPARVKDVEFFLSDDDRVGVPTRDLDVVPHSAVGADADDGTSTDKPESSDVPGPPQSDHPPLARLSSTGRSYDLQDRRRTGNMTGAEQAKYQRIPTDESEAQTLVSADLDGIKSHRFEDVPGVRRHLVRKSTKGQVVHTGKDHKESATRSRKQDRTPHEPTPVVLYRSFSRPKGVLLDTGGSAMATTYKKVFVELNELTMDKNQEMQWKETARWIKFEEDVEEETERWGKPHVASLSFRSLLELRRTISHGAVLLDLDQKTLPGIAHQVVEKMIISDQIKAEDRANVLRALLLKHSHPSDDKEHSSPFPRNISAASLGSLMTHHHAANHAHPPEPSVTEPLMSSAHAAGDCDTHVDVEKNDVPQKEPAIVSGMHRSKSKHELKLLEKIPENAEATVVLVGSVDFLEQPTMAFVRLQEAVELESVLEVPVPVRFLFVLLGPATTSMDYHQIGRSISTLMSDKQFHEAAYLADDRQDLLNAINSFLDCSIVLPPSEMGGDELLRSVARFQRDMIRKREERKLLADELKSLEEKEALITPLKKSDDPLERTGRPFGGLLRDVRRRYPKYVSDFKDALNSQCMAAVIFIYFAALSPAITFGGLLSEKTEGLIGVSELIVSTAVQGVVFCLLGAQPLLVVGFSGPLLVFEEAFYSFCKSSDMEYLTGRVWIGVWLVVIVLVTVAFEGSFLVRFVSRFTQEIFSFLISLIFICETFLKLGRIFTQHPLTRCSLDPLLPSNDTAAQNASAQDVTTAPVNISGVPEVTKMAGPTGEPNTALLSLVLMAGTFFIAFYLRKFKNSAFFPGRLRRIIGDFGVPIAILLMVLVDNSLEDTYTQKLNVPSGFSVTKPDKRGWIISPLGSDREFPVWMMFACCLPALLVFILIFMETQITTLIVSKKERMLVKGSGFHLDLLLIVALGGASALFGLPWMAAATVRSVTHVNALTVMSKAVAPGDKPRIQEVKEQRVTGLLVSLMVGMSIVIGDLLRKIPLAVLFGIFLYMGVMSLNGIQLSERMMLLLMPPKYHPDHSYVRKVRTLRMHLFTCIQMVCLVVLWAVMSTQASLAFPFVLILTVPVKMFLLPRIFTSREMLCLDADDAEPTFDERECHDEYSEMHMPV